Proteins found in one Deinococcus ruber genomic segment:
- a CDS encoding phosphatase PAP2 family protein, with product MPQFQKFAARHHSSLTLLLGVLLPLFIFVRLSRELEEDGGFSADAPLLLFLHRWATPRTDRAVVRLTATAGVKVMPLLALAVSLGLWRARRPRQAAFFFLSVAGSAAIMELVKRGVQRARPALWVSPAPERDTSFPSGHSMASSSFALASSLLLWPTRWRLPAAGIGFVYAVLIGASRVYLGVHYPSDVLAAWTAAIAWTAGLYRLMFRKPSGTRPTAAPRERAALSTVSTSLFTRSSAAVLASVLKGSARRS from the coding sequence ATGCCACAGTTCCAGAAGTTCGCTGCCCGCCACCACTCGTCCCTTACGCTGCTGCTGGGCGTGCTGCTGCCGCTGTTCATCTTCGTCCGGCTGTCCCGTGAACTGGAAGAGGACGGCGGGTTCAGTGCCGACGCCCCGCTACTGCTATTCCTGCACCGCTGGGCCACGCCGCGCACCGACCGGGCGGTGGTGCGCCTGACGGCCACGGCGGGCGTGAAGGTGATGCCGCTGCTGGCGCTGGCCGTCTCGCTGGGGCTGTGGCGGGCACGCCGACCACGTCAAGCGGCCTTTTTCTTTCTCTCGGTGGCGGGCAGCGCGGCGATCATGGAACTGGTCAAGCGGGGCGTGCAGCGCGCGCGTCCCGCGCTGTGGGTGTCGCCCGCACCCGAACGGGACACCAGCTTTCCCAGTGGGCATTCAATGGCGTCGAGCAGCTTCGCACTGGCGTCCAGCCTGCTGCTGTGGCCGACCCGCTGGCGCTTGCCCGCCGCCGGGATCGGGTTCGTGTATGCCGTACTGATCGGTGCGTCCCGGGTGTATCTCGGCGTGCACTATCCATCGGACGTGCTGGCGGCCTGGACGGCGGCCATCGCCTGGACGGCTGGGCTGTACCGCCTGATGTTCCGCAAGCCGAGCGGCACGAGGCCCACGGCTGCCCCGAGAGAGCGGGCCGCTCTCTCGACCGTCAGTACCTCACTGTTCACCCGCTCGAGTGCAGCTGTCCTGGCATCCGTTCTCAAGGGATCGGCAAGGCGTTCTTGA
- a CDS encoding COG4280 domain-containing protein codes for MSGLFLFLAAFLASAVEMVEALTIILAVGLTRGWRSALIGTGAALLTLAVIIAVFGPVLNRIPLGTLRLVVGGLLLIFGIQWWRKAILRASGFKALHDEDATFAEETEVARQQDHEQKAGLDWYGFTLTFKSVLLEGLEVAFIVVTFGAAARRLDLAIYGAVAALVLVLAAGALLHRPLSQVPENTLKFTVGLLLSTFGTYWASEGAGAVWPGGDAAILGILALYALASWGYVRVLRREKQAQTDERPVRA; via the coding sequence ATGAGTGGACTGTTTTTGTTTCTGGCTGCCTTCCTGGCCTCTGCCGTCGAGATGGTCGAGGCGCTGACAATCATACTGGCGGTCGGGCTGACGCGCGGCTGGCGTTCCGCGCTGATCGGTACGGGTGCGGCCCTGCTGACGCTGGCGGTCATCATTGCGGTGTTCGGGCCGGTGCTGAACCGCATTCCGCTGGGCACCCTGCGGCTGGTCGTCGGCGGGCTGTTGCTGATCTTCGGGATTCAGTGGTGGCGCAAGGCCATCCTGCGTGCGAGCGGCTTTAAAGCGCTGCACGACGAGGACGCCACCTTCGCTGAAGAGACCGAGGTCGCCCGGCAGCAGGACCACGAACAGAAGGCCGGACTGGACTGGTACGGCTTTACCCTGACCTTCAAGAGTGTGCTGCTCGAAGGCCTGGAGGTGGCGTTCATCGTGGTGACGTTTGGTGCGGCGGCCAGGCGGCTCGATCTGGCGATCTACGGCGCGGTGGCGGCCCTGGTGCTGGTGCTGGCGGCTGGGGCGCTGCTGCACCGCCCCCTGAGCCAGGTGCCTGAGAACACCCTGAAGTTCACGGTGGGCCTGCTGCTGTCCACGTTCGGTACCTACTGGGCGTCGGAGGGTGCAGGCGCAGTCTGGCCCGGCGGGGACGCAGCGATTCTGGGGATTCTGGCGTTGTATGCGCTGGCGTCGTGGGGGTATGTGCGCGTGCTGCGACGCGAGAAGCAGGCGCAGACGGACGAGCGTCCGGTGCGGGCATGA